The Setaria viridis chromosome 6, Setaria_viridis_v4.0, whole genome shotgun sequence genome contains a region encoding:
- the LOC140223238 gene encoding uncharacterized protein, whose translation MASKRSKRVASLPDEIVSEILLLLPARSVLRCRAVCRQWAAELSSPGFMDAYAARAGARRTSKLELVVFAASPGHRSTAAYSCSGQGGAHAADPLFAVDHLRTDFLSLSSRPCRGLMLFSDTRTVGSYWVCNPSTGERRPLPLPPQHRGQLTLSSAGLVIDGRNMECKVVHLFYKVGSEWGLKCEVYTLGERSRRWRRVTVGLEWLRVNETKVTRALQTEEAVTRVPPVHADGCLYWLIYPCDMGDPPGQNLDGATAILRFSAADESFGFVDVPAGLPMEDYVSLEEHSPAVPVHLAELKGSLCMVHDLRHRGHGPSSLDVWVLRGRDAGGWSLDYRIPATPLMARDVHGPRFITVLGCIVTGKQEKLLVATSEHKVYAFATDTGRVETVFSIGETTGIGLQKEAAAALWIGLYEDSLVRIGGGASRREEEVLSAVAEILLRLPLKSIAQSMLVCRRWRALIESESFVRRHAMSSMESAKKTVMVTSGRARRAFFNFTPMERWLDQASPAGLAAALANGKIICSKPCHGLNLISTSSDDYLCNPCTGDIKCLGIRGKSRFGPRCNDPQAAGRHAFTVGRQIGFGFDRSTGEHVAVEIGHLCGTLACMLKTSESDSWTCAGTPPMPVTDMPPAHVDGTLYWMAERTQEATASSSHQGLVIVAFDISARRFDTLRCDQPRLDDDHGAFLVELNNMLSLVATNRQVEEMVIWVMRGKRGAWVEAHRVCLRGQPSFSPRTTVAVPLEISSGDGRILLSTGRTLGYYDTRTGALDTVYSLDHLQLAPYELAFPMLCQESLVRVPDDDELPVGRVAPPPVSSHNGRHRSCNDHPELVDVDDAGRTPRSIFYECQNAGCRGNGDVYSACCKRLICVECLRQCPGHYRGQHFPLSTIFDDGVVDGIRRHGLPMEHPFVPDPDCYGYYYSAIDDDDVARHVFVSLRDFVRCNQPCHLIECAYRMDGHGKVIETWVRRYLKVDFGELPLA comes from the coding sequence ATGGCTTCGAAGAGGAGCAAACGCGTGGCCAGTCTCCCGGACGAGATCGTCAGCGagatcctgctgctgctcccggcGAGGTCAGtgctccgctgccgcgccgtcTGCCGCCAATGGGCTGCCGAACTCTCCTCGCCCGGGTTCATGGACGCGTACGCCGCCAGGGCCGGCGCCCGCCGGACGAGCAAGCTCGAGCTCGTCGTCTTCGCCGCGTCCCCCGGCCACCGCTCCACGGCCGCCTACTCCTGCAGCGGCCAAGgcggcgcccacgccgccgaCCCGCTCTTCGCCGTCGACCACCTGCGCACGGACTTCCTCTCGCTGTCGAGCAGGCCGTGCCGCGGCCTCATGctcttctccgacacccgcaCCGTCGGCAGCTATTGGGTGTGCAACCCTAGCACCGGCGAGCGCAGGCCACTGCCGCTCCCACCGCAGCACCGCGGCCAGTTGACGCTCTCGAGCGCCGGCCTGGTCATCGATGGCCGGAACATGGAGTGCAAGGTTGTCCACCTCTTCTACAAGGTAGGCTCGGAGTGGGGTCTGAAGTGCGAGGTTTACACGCTAGGCGAGCGCAGCCGCCGGTGGAGGCGGGTTACCGTAGGCCTGGAGTGGCTCCGGGTAAACGAGACCAAGGTCACGAGAGCCTTGCAGACCGAGGAGGCGGTGACCAGGGTGCCCCCAGTCCACGCGGACGGATGCTTGTATTGGCTCATTTACCCTTGCGACATGGGCGATCCGCCGGGCCAAAACCTAGACGGTGCCACTGCCATCCTACGCTTCTCCGCGGCCGACGAGAGCTTTGGCTTCGTCGACGTGCCCGCGGGCCTGCCAATGGAGGATTACGTGTCGCTGGAGGAGCACTCGCCGGCGGTTCCTGTTCACCTCGCGGAGCTCAAAGGCTCTCTGTGCATGGTCCATGACCTGCGTCACCGAGGGCATGGTCCAAGCTCGTTGGATGTCTGGGTGCTAAGGGGTCGCGACGCCGGAGGGTGGTCGCTGGATTATCGCATCCCTGCCACACCTCTGATGGCACGGGACGTGCACGGCCCTCGCTTCATCACCGTCCTTGGCTGCATCGTCACAGGCAAGCAGGAGAAGTTACTGGTCGCTACATCGGAGCACAAGGTCTATGCTTTCGCCACGGACACAGGCCGTGTCGAAACAGTGTTCTCCATCGGAGAGACGACTGGCATTGGCCTGCAGAAGGAGGCGGCCGCTGCGCTCTGGATTGGCCTATATGAGGACAGCCTGGTCAGGATCGGTGGTGGCGCGAGCCGTCGGGAGGAGGAAGTGCTGTCGGCGGTGGCAGAGATACTGCTCCGGCTTCCGCTCAAATCGATCGCGCAATCCATGCTGGTCTGCAGGAGGTGGCGCGCGCTGATCGAGAGTGAGAGCTTCGTTAGAAGACACGCGATGTCGTCCATGGAGAGTGCAAAGAAGACAGTGATGGTCACCAGTGGGCGCGCTCGGCGTGCCTTCTTTAACTTCACCCCGATGGAGAGATGGCTTGATCAAGCTAGTCCCGCTGGTCTTGCGGCCGCCCTCGCCAATGGCAAGATCATATGCTCTAAGCCTTGCCACGGGCTCAACCTGATTAGCACCAGCAGCGATGACTACCTATGCAACCCCTGCACCGGCGACATCAAGTGCCTAGGCATCCGTGGCAAATCGCGTTTCGGACCACGCTGCAATGATCCCCAAGCTGCAGGTCGTCATGCGTTCACAGTCGGCAGACAGATCGGTTTCGGTTTCGACCGGTCTACGGGGGAGCATGTCGCGGTTGAGATTGGTCACCTATGCGGCACTCTGGCCTGCATGCTCAAGACGAGCGAGTCGGATTCCTGGACCTGTGCCGGGACGCCCCCCATGCCGGTGACCGACATGCCGCCCGCTCACGTCGATGGGACGCTCTACTGGATGGCCGAGCGGACACAGGAggcgacggcgtcgtcgtcTCACCAGGGCCTCGTCATCGTGGCGTTCGACATCTCCGCACGAAGGTTCGACACCCTCCGGTGCGACCAACCTCGCCTGGACGACGATCACGGCGCGTTCCTCGTGGAGCTCAACAACATGCTGTCGCTCGTCGCCACGAACCGCCAGGTCGAAGAGATGGTGATCTGGGTGATGCGCGGCAAGCGCGGGGCATGGGTTGAGGCGCACAGGGTATGCCTGAGGGGGCAGCCCAGCTTCTCACCCAGGACGACGGTGGCGGTGCCACTGGAGATCAGTAGCGGAGATGGCAGGATCCTGCTCAGCACAGGGCGAACTCTGGGCTACTACGACACCAGGACGGGAGCTCTGGACACCGTGTACTCGCTGGACCATCTGCAGCTTGCTCCATACGAATTGGCCTTCCCGATGTTGTGTCAGGAAAGCTTGGTCCGCGTTCCAGACGATGACGAACTTCCCGTTGGCCGTGTTGCTCCTCCACCGGTGAGCAGCCACAATGGCCGACACAGAAGCTGCAACGACCATCCTGAGCTTGTCGATGTCGACGACGCTGGCAGGACACCTAGATCCATATTCTACGAGTGCCAGAACGCGGGATGTCGAGGCAACGGAGACGTCTACTCAGCTTGTTGCAAGAGGCTGATCTGCGTGGAGTGTCTGCGCCAGTGTCCCGGGCACTACCGTGGACAACACTTTCCGCTCAGCACTATCTTCGACGACGGCGTGGTCGACGGGATTCGGAGGCACGGCCTGCCCATGGAGCACCCCTTCGTTCCGGACCCCGACTGCTACGGCTACTACTACTCCGCCATCGACGATGACGATGTGGCGCGCCATGTCTTCGTCTCCCTGAGGGATTTTGTACGGTGCAATCAGCCGTGCCATCTGATCGAGTGCGCGTACAGGATGGATGGCCATGGCAAAGTCATCGAGACCTGGGTCCGCCGGTACCTAAAGGTTGATTTTGGTGAACTACCATTGGCATAG